One Gossypium hirsutum isolate 1008001.06 chromosome A11, Gossypium_hirsutum_v2.1, whole genome shotgun sequence genomic window carries:
- the LOC107912751 gene encoding alpha/beta hydrolase domain-containing protein 17B: protein MGGVTSSIAAKFAFFPPNPPSYRVLEDELCAGQLYIPEVPRRDGVNVLKLRTRRGNDIVAVHIKHPKASATLLYSHGNAADLGQMFELFVELCNRLRVNLMGYDYSGYGQSTGKPTECNTYADIDAAYKCLKEEYGVKDEQLILYGQSVGSGPTVDLASRLPNLRGVVLHSPILSGMRVLYPVKRTYWFDIYKNIDKIGAVNCQVLVIHGTADEVVDCSHGKQLWELCKNKYDPLWVNGGGHCNLELYPEFIRHLKKFVLSLHKSKAATNGSEKIAVNSDNQTKPPDGGTSDTFKLDADLPEVSRNSLDSRLEKSKKSNKPEKSRMSTDRVDRFRRKKGLVW, encoded by the exons ATGGGAGGAGTAACGTCTTCGATTGCCGCGAAATTTGCGTTCTTCCCGCCAAATCCGCCGTCATACAGAGTGCTAGAGGACGAGTTATGCGCTGGTCAGCTTTACATACCAGAGGTACCGAGGAGGGACGGTGTCAACGTCTTGAAGCTACGCACGCGCCGCGGGAACGACATCGTCGCCGTCCATATAAAACACCCCAAGGCTTCCGCTACTCTCTTGTATTCTCATGGAAATGCCGCTGATTTAGGACAAATGTTTGAGCTTTTCGTCGAGTTGTGTAATCGCTTGCGGGTTAATCTTATGgg GTATGATTATTCTGGCTATGGACAATCAACTGGAAAG CCAACAGAGTGTAATACATATGCAGACATAGATGCAGCTTATAAGTGCCTTAAGGAAGAGTATGGAGTTAAAGATGAACAGTTAATATTGTATGGTCAGTCAGTTGGTAGTGGACCTACAGTTGATCTTGCTTCTCGTTTGCCGAACTTGAGAGGCGTTGTTCTTCATAGCCCAATTTTGTCTGGCATGAGAGTATTGTACCCTGTCAAAAGGACATACTGGTTTGACATTTATAAG AATATTGACAAAATTGGAGCAGTGAACTGTCAGGTTTTGGTAATTCAT GGGACAGCTGATGAAGTGGTTGATTGTTCCCATGGTAAACAGCTTTGGGAGCTTTGCAAGAATAAGTACGATCCTTTATGGGTAAACGGAGGAGGACATTGCAATCTGGAGCTCTACCCAGAATTCATTAGACATTTGAAGAAATTTGTACTGTCTCTACATAAATCAAAAGCAGCCACAAATGGTTCTGAAAAAATAGCGGTGAACTCTGACAATCAGACAAAACCACCTGATGGTGGAACTTCGGATACTTTTAAACTGGATGCTGACCTTCCAGAAGTTTCTAGAAACAGCTTAGATAGTCGACTGGAGAAGTCTAAGAAGTCAAATAAGCCTGAGAAGTCTCGAATGAGCACAGACCGTGTTGATAGGTTTAGACGAAAAAAGGGCTTAGTTTGGTGA